The proteins below come from a single uncultured Carboxylicivirga sp. genomic window:
- a CDS encoding glycoside hydrolase has product MTLFGKISVFVSFLLLFACADDGVGDDSNKQLSGDRIFINPDTEYQTIDGFGASDAWRCKNVGKNWPLEKREAIADLLFSQDTDEDGNPEGIGLSLWRFYIGAGSEEQGAGSDLPNDWRRAECFLNPDGTYDWSKQQGQQWFLNAAKERGVNQFLAFSISAPVHYTNNGKAYASEDYNMNIKPGMMDDYADFMVNVVDHFNSEGIHFNYLSPVNETQYDWGSSGQEGTPASNDEIAQLTGYLSDKLSAKGLQTEIVLSEAANIKYLYSNEDKSGRANQVEDFFAPYSTNYVGDLENVKNTISAHSYWTTANLSDLVSVRQNANSKIKSIGNDLGFWQSEYSMLENTQDIGGGWDRDLGINTALYIARVIHADLYYANAQAWQWWTAISQYDYKDGLIYIDNGNNGIRSSNDPDSENLKYDGFVRDSKTLWALGNYSRFIRPGAKRIQSGFSIPKGDEQQMQSLMFSAYKDESTQQMIIVFVNYSSSSKDIVLGSLGTNFNIENNTFTTFTTSENSNLAKGTTNADQFSIPARSVVTLVGKYY; this is encoded by the coding sequence ATGACTCTATTTGGAAAGATTTCCGTATTTGTTTCATTTCTTTTATTATTTGCCTGCGCAGATGATGGTGTTGGCGACGATTCTAACAAACAGCTATCTGGCGATAGAATTTTTATTAATCCTGATACCGAGTATCAAACCATAGATGGTTTTGGAGCTTCTGATGCATGGAGATGTAAAAATGTTGGAAAAAACTGGCCTTTAGAAAAGCGTGAGGCAATTGCCGATTTACTTTTTAGTCAGGATACAGATGAAGACGGAAATCCCGAAGGAATAGGACTGTCATTATGGAGATTTTATATTGGAGCAGGGAGTGAGGAGCAAGGAGCAGGAAGCGATTTGCCTAACGATTGGCGAAGAGCCGAATGCTTCTTAAATCCAGATGGTACTTATGATTGGAGTAAGCAACAGGGGCAACAATGGTTTTTAAATGCTGCAAAAGAACGGGGAGTAAATCAATTTTTGGCATTTTCCATTTCTGCACCTGTGCATTACACCAACAACGGCAAAGCATATGCCTCTGAAGATTATAACATGAATATCAAACCGGGTATGATGGATGATTATGCCGACTTTATGGTGAATGTGGTGGATCATTTTAACTCGGAAGGTATTCATTTTAATTATTTAAGTCCGGTTAACGAAACGCAGTACGATTGGGGAAGTTCTGGTCAGGAAGGGACACCGGCAAGCAATGACGAAATTGCGCAATTAACAGGATATTTATCTGATAAATTATCTGCAAAAGGCTTGCAAACTGAAATTGTACTTTCCGAAGCAGCCAATATTAAGTACTTATATTCAAATGAAGATAAATCAGGAAGAGCCAATCAGGTGGAAGACTTTTTTGCTCCCTATTCAACAAATTATGTTGGCGATTTAGAGAATGTTAAAAATACAATTTCAGCGCACAGTTATTGGACAACAGCTAACCTATCGGATTTAGTGAGTGTGCGACAAAATGCAAATAGCAAAATAAAATCAATTGGTAATGATTTAGGTTTCTGGCAATCGGAATATTCGATGCTTGAAAATACTCAGGATATTGGCGGAGGATGGGATCGCGATTTAGGTATAAATACAGCCTTGTATATCGCACGCGTTATTCACGCCGATTTGTATTATGCCAATGCTCAGGCTTGGCAGTGGTGGACAGCTATTAGTCAGTATGACTATAAAGATGGCTTGATCTACATCGATAATGGCAACAATGGAATCAGAAGTTCTAATGATCCAGATTCTGAAAATCTGAAATACGATGGTTTCGTTCGTGATTCAAAAACTTTGTGGGCTTTAGGGAATTATTCAAGATTTATTCGCCCGGGAGCAAAACGTATTCAGTCAGGTTTTTCAATCCCTAAAGGAGATGAGCAACAAATGCAATCGCTCATGTTTTCAGCTTATAAGGATGAGAGTACTCAGCAAATGATTATTGTTTTTGTGAATTATTCTTCATCCTCAAAAGATATTGTGTTAGGTAGTTTAGGAACGAATTTTAATATTGAAAATAATACTTTTACTACATTTACAACCTCAGAGAATTCAAATCTCGCAAAGGGAACAACCAATGCTGATCAATTTAGCATTCCGGCAAGGTCTGTAGTTACATTAGTAGGTAAATATTATTAG